One segment of Toxoplasma gondii ME49 chromosome VI, whole genome shotgun sequence DNA contains the following:
- a CDS encoding hypothetical protein (encoded by transcript TGME49_239650) yields MQGIVLRDNETLLDDIDSSWRPASSELHPAGDFVGLVERCAELDPTSTLVVMRLNGWPVHDAEQLKKIRRSHWPAKFDDSLTASHAPLVVEQAAYIPGASPISEGPPDMLLEKELGISVEHQVTTYLIPVVQLTVERARLRCVQICVMSMTKQSSDATAEINKADVANPDGLTSSSVLLGARTLLPPSRNIHNRAETVAPEDSVGSRCLAHEHGRASNRKEGIHMRTTEGLECHEFVRDHTKAPAPSVVASPLSCQCRHPATFTVVGKKPNPIKHGDKVGDVGRGPCNCSSIENTSAESESKCDHLSTPSQEKPNACSKKRDRSQAQRQRQRMDANRPVAYSIEQHGAAEGRPFLSTRQKMEDLVTATGTGEETLTDDAMVFLFHALGERRIRKLYMKLKWDEVLEGGW; encoded by the exons atgcAAG GAATTGTCTTGCGTGACAACGAGACTTTGTTAGATGATATTG ACTCTTCTTGGCGACCAGCGAGTTCGGAACTCCACCCCGCTGGTGACTTTGTGGGATTGGTCGAGCGGTGTGCGGAACTGGATCCCACCTCAAC CCTCGTAGTTATGCGGCTGAATGGGTGGCCGGTGCACGACGCGGAGCAATTGAAGAAGATAAGACGGTCCCACTGGCCAGCAAAATTTGACGATTCCTTGACTGCGTCCCACGCACCCTTGGTGGTAGAACAAGCAGCTTACATTCCTGGAGCTTCGCCCATTTCCGAAGGACCACCAGATATGCTGCTCGAGAAGGAACTGGGCATCTCTGTGGAGCATCAGGTGACAACATATCTGATTCCAGTTGTTCAGCTTACAGTCGAACGTGCTAGGCTGCGATGCGTGCAGATATGCGTAATGTCAATGACTAAACAGAGCTCCGACGCAACTGCTGAGATAAACAAGGCTGACGTTGCAAATCCTGACGGTCTGACCTCGTCATCCGTGTTGCTCGGCGCTAggactcttcttcctccctcacGAAATATCCATAACCGCGCAGAAACAGTTGCACCTGAAGACAGCGTGGGCTCGCGTTGTCTCGCGCACGAACACGGACGCGCCTCCAACAGGAAGGAAGGCATTCATATGAGGACAACCGAAGGTTTAGAGTGTCACGAGTTCGTTCGAGATCACACGAAGGCACCAGCCCCTTCGGTCGTGGCGTCCCCTCTCAGCTGTCAGTGCAGACACCCGGCCACGTTTACTGTCGTGGGAAAGAAGCCTAACCCTATAAAACATGGAGACAAGGTAGGTGACGTAGGGAGGGGCCCGTGCAACTGTAGTAGCATCGAAAACACCTCTGCTGAGAGTGAGAGCAAATGCGACCATCTTTCTACGCCATCGCAGGAAAAGCCTAACGCATGTTCGAAGAAACGAGACCGCAGTCAGGCCCAAAGGCAGCGACAAAGAATGGACGCTAATCGTCCAGTGGCATATAGTATAGAGCAACATGGCGCTGCGGAAGGGCGGCCTTTTCTGTCAACCCGCCAGAAGATGGAGGATTTGGTAACTGCGACTGGTaccggagaagaaactctgACCGATGACGCCATGGTTTTTCTGTTCCATGCGCTTGGAGAGAGACGTATACGGAAGCTCTACATGAAGCTGAAATGGGATGAGGTGTTGGAAGGAGGATGGTAA
- a CDS encoding hypothetical protein (encoded by transcript TGME49_239640): protein MTADKFTNGITRSDDVPHERQRGAVTGLAEVPVALQTTVTSCPGVHGCLTSLHERADAVIKTDTSREVFTVLSASPFTREECCKILQQNVVLRAKLDAETAEMQEEIERLSNLANALRQIANRELAKSEYRILEGSIVCLTALFFLLLWLM from the exons ATGACTGCCGATAAGTTCACGAATGGCATCACACGGAGTGATGATGTGCCACacgaacgacagagaggagctgTTACGGGACTTGCAGAGGTGCCAGTCGCGCTGCAG ACAACGGTAACGTCATGTCCAGGCGTACACGGATGTTTGACGTCGCTGCATGAGCGTGCAGACGCTGTGATAAAAACGGATACCTCCCGTGAGGTATTCACTGTCTTGAGCGCGTCGCCCTTTACCAGAG AGGAGTGCTGCAAAATTCTGCAACAGAATGTTGTGTTGCGCGCGAAACTGGACGCAGAAACAGCTGAAATGCAAGAGGAAATCGAACGACTCTCCA ACCTTGCGAACGCGCTCAGGCAAATCGCCAACCGGGAGCTGGCCAAAAGCGAATATCGGATACTTGAAGGAAGCATTGTATGCCTGACGgcgcttttctttcttttgctATGGCTAATGTGA
- a CDS encoding 5'-nucleotidase, C-terminal domain-containing protein (encoded by transcript TGME49_239620), which yields MSPRASAPPAGGGGSPLQFSGAVVGKRIGISSVSSPAARSAGKHGRDPNRGKEPEDELEREVSLLVASIARQASKGYTGETWYDFDLPLDRTDPITIIHFNDVYNIESRCDGTGGVSRFVTALQSFQHKHPLILFSGDVLNPSVMSTYTRGRHMVPFLNLLKIHTACFGNHDFDFGIDELEYAVGSCSFPWLISNVFEKTGQTAEPAFASLKTMEKCGRESEDEGVFAEDYVEVHGLPLANGMKYRLFEWQGIRVGIIGLVEKEWLDTLACIDKDDVVYVDFVEAANCLCRILRQKECELIIALTHMRAPNDERLAKEAEDIDLILGGHDHDYYGLQRIGNIPVVKSGTDFRDFTVITIHPGQGSRLDASSLGSRSPLSRADSGALPSNAHLESQHPSSSSSSSSSSSSSSSYSCGCGADAKGEKREACSSGVNICIKKVLSEKQLAKGVPESLPACPGAREVDVCASTHAPVPLTPAILKDSPKNSSGSCSPSFASGRATAGLGSPHSPLSPPLSISSLPTPPTQNKFGSTTFVSEEAARREAAVTAEMFKGPLLPTTVEGGEEVMPFFLGGSIVEWSRVRVDPERFEKNKHVELLVKKYEQNLKKQMKQILVDAACDLETRFSVIRTSESNVGNWLCDLMRRECRADIAILNSGTIRSDCLFPPGPFRFGDLAAMLPMTDTLCVIAVHGNVLLQALENAVSQLPKTEGRFLQVAGIRFAFNSSKPVGQRVVRDSVKVAQDACGRVHSGAATPVGEGKKSESDYLPLDENRVYSVATKTYLAQGRDGFHMLSKCPVLVEDELLPPLPTMVRSALSMAEMANGIKRPHSRITFKRLTSFTSMRKDDMIKDFGCCLTSNFNYVLAPKVDGRIVDVAAADQKEQTA from the exons aTGTCTCCACGCGCGTCAGCGCCGCCTGCAGGAGGGGGAGGGTCGCCTCTGCAGTTCAGCGGGGCCGTCGTCGGGAAACGAATTGGAAtatcttctgtctcctcgccggcTGCACGCTCTGCGGGCAAGCATGGGAGAGACCCCAACAGAGGCAAGGAGCCCGAGGACGAACTGGAGCGAGaagtgtctctcctcgtcgccagCATCGCCAGGCAGGCCTCCAAAGGATATACCGGAGAAACTTG GTACGACTTTGACCTCCCTCTCGATCGAACAGACCCCATTACGATCATCCATTTCAATGATGTGTACAACATCGAAAGCAGATGTGATGGAACGGGGGGCGTCTCGCGCTTCGTCACGGCTCTTCAGAGCTTCCAGCACAAACACCCTCTCATTCTCTTTTCCG GCGACGTGTTGAATCCGTCAGTGATGTCGACGTACACTCGAGGACGGCACATGGTTCCGTTTCTGAATCTGCTGAAGATCCACACTGCGTGCTTCGGCAACCACGACTTCGACTTCGGAATTGACGAGCTGGAGTACGCCGTGGGCTCCTGCAGCTTTCCGTGGCTGATTTCGAACGTATTCGAGAAGACAGGACAGACGGCCGAGCctgccttcgcgtctctgaagacgatggagaagtgtggaagagaaagcgaggacgaaggcgtCTTCGCAGAAGACTACGTCGAAGTGCATGGGCTGCCGCTCGCGAACGGGATGAAGTATCGCCTCTTCGAATGGCAAGGCATTCGCGTCGGAATCATCGGCCTCGTCGAAAAAG AGTGGCTCGACACGCTTGCCTGCATCGACAAAGACGACGTGGTCTACGTCGACTTTGTGGAGGCAGCGAATTGTCTGTGTCGCATTCTCCGCCAAAAAGAGTGCGAACTCATCATCGCGCTCACGCACATGCGAGCTCCGAACGACGAACGACTCGCGAAGGAGGCCGAAGACATCGACCTCATTCTCGGCGGCCACGATCACGACTACTACGGGCTGCAGCGCATCG GGAACATTCCTGTAGTTAAGTCGGGGACTGACTTCCGAGATTTCACTGTCATCACCATCCACCCCGGACAAGGCTCTCGTCTTGACGCTTCGTCTCTAGGATcacgctctcctctctcacgAGCAGACAGTGGTGCCCTTCCTTCAAATGCCCACCTCGAAAGTCAACatccgtcttcctcttcttcctcttcttcttcctcttcttcctcttcttcgtacTCTTGTGGATGCGGCGCTGATGCGAagggcgagaagcgagaggcgtGCAGTTCGGGAGTGAACATTTGCATCAAGAAAGTTCTTTCAGAGAAGCAGCTCGCGAAAGGAGTTCCGGAGAGTCTGCCTGCGTGTCCAGGCGCTCGGGAGGTCGACGTCTGTgcgtcgacgcatgcacccgTCCCTTTGACTCCAGCGATCTTGAAAGACAGTCCGAAGAACTCGAGTggctcttgttctccctctttcgcGAGTGGGCGTGCGACGGCCGGCCTCGGGTCCCCAcactctcctctctcgcctcctctctccataAGCAGTCTCCCCACGCCGCCAACGCAGAATAAGTTCGGATCAACAACTTTCGTCAGTGAAGAAGctgcaagaagagaagctgctgtCACCGCGGAAATGTTCAAGG GACCTTTGCTGCCGACGACCGTGGAgggcggagaagaagtcaTGCCGTTTTTTCTGGGCGGTTCGATCGTGGAGTGGTCGAGGGTTCGCGTCGATCCTGAGCGCTTCGAGAAGAACAAGCACGTCGAGTTGCTGGTCAAGAAGTACGAGCAGAACTTGAAGAAGCAAATGAAACAGATTCTCGTCGATGCCGCCTGCGACTTGGAAACGCGCTTCTCCGTCATCCGAACCTCAGAGAGCAATGTCGGCAACTGGCTCTGTGACCTCATGCGCCGCGAGTGTCGAGCAGACATCGCCATTCTGAATTCCG GGACAATTCGCTCAGACTGCCTATTTCCTCCGGGACCGTTCCGCTTCGGTGACTTGGCTGCGATGCTCCCCATGACGGACACACTATGCGTGATCGCCGTCCACGGAAATGTTCTTTTGCAGGCGCTGGAGAACGCAGTGTCTCAGCTGCCTAAGACTGAGGGGCGTTTCCTGCAAGTCGCCGGCATCCGCTTCGCGTTCAACTCCTCGAAGCCTGTCGGCCAGCGCGTCGTCCGAGATTCTGTCAAGGTCGCGCAAGACGCCTGCGGCCGCGTCCACAGCGGCGCCGCAACCCCCGTCGGCGAAGgcaagaaaagcgagagcgaCTACCTGCCTCTGGACGAAAACCGAGTGTACAGCGTCGCGACGAAAACGTACCTTGCTCAGG GTCGAGACGGCTTCCACATGTTGAGTAAGTGCCCAGTGTTGGTAGAGGACGAGTTGTTGCCCCCGCTGCCTACGATGGTTCGATCTGCTCTGTCGATGGCTGAAATGGCAAATGGAATCAAGAGACCACACTCTCGAATTACCTTCAAACGGCTCACTTCGTTCACTTCCATGCGGAAAGACGACATGATCAAGGACTTTGGATGTTGCCTCACCTCTAACTTCAACTATGTACTCGCCCCGAAAGTCGACGGGAGAATCGTCGACGTCGCGGCAGCCGATCAGAAGGAGCAGACCGCCTAA
- a CDS encoding hypothetical protein (encoded by transcript TGME49_239610~Signal peptide predicted by SignalP 2.0 HMM (probability 0.765) with cleavage site probability 0.609 at residue 26~Predicted trans-membrane domain (TMHMM2.0):579-602) encodes MAPLRSLRVFASPCVSLLSLGCGCLGVYEGWNLRARRKQLEVALRDSSTVARFAAETAEQYAGVRYCLPTAERGLAEFHLSLLSPGLLASLEAAVAAAGSDLCAEENLDKPQIAAALAATEVLSRQLKPRRRDAASPVERKTQGTVPGGDSQTQDTCGVKFGDRRGVGESQGKGTEKYPSACRLSQDHLNHPGICLGRITSVRCVSKPLKLSWAEGVRAPGRFLEVVYQFFVPVSDECETSIQEKLKQVLELEKAVQAANGDTPHAGEETECGAIVLGRRAEPRILDARLQEVIRGAWESGLLSLKSDGQSTKAKSFSLLSWILSLGRRERKSQTPERPQHLSCLSLAASPASAPRVAVMEGRLEMRFPRQTKRSDQLAAQITRLVDSGETAAVQSDEAVAGADPEKRQGSEPVSLTLTPPSATHPSRGQLEKHAPDASMSRVACSGAAAEEQPGGEAGVGFAGKAFEAEAREERRGSLRRACGEGDARGDRPEVSEGEETTREATAEEKASPLLSARPGWKALEPGQLITIAYDPENPENHTPWIAVRFGEATKNTRDATQGKLIVFDAERQGLERARAVAAAGAGLLLLGGLKLYVSVVLRRRLRLIPGI; translated from the coding sequence ATGGCGCCTCTGCGCTCACTGCGCGTCTTTGCGTCGCCGTGTGTGTCCCTCTTGTCCCTGGGGTGTGGCTGCCTCGGCGTCTACGAAGGGTGGAACTtgcgcgcgagaagaaagcagttAGAGGTGGCTTTGAGAGACAGTTCCACTGTGGCGAGGTTCGCCGCCGAAACTGCGGAACAGTACGCAGGGGTTCGCTACTGCCTTCCCACTGCTGAGAGAGGTCTCGCCGAATTCCATCTctccctgctgtctccgggtctcctcgcttctctcgaagCTGCCGTCGCCGCCGCAGGCTCCGACTTATGCGCCGAAGAAAACCTCGACAAACCGCAGATCGCCGCTGCCCTCGCGGCCACGGAAGTGCTCTCCCGCCAGCTCAAGcccagacgcagagacgcggctTCTCCTGTCGAAAGAAAAACCCAGGGAACGGTTCCTGGCGGCGACTCACAGACCCAAGATACTTGTGGAGTGAAAtttggagacagacgcggagTAGGCGAGAGTCAAGGGAAAGGCACCGAGAAGTACCCGTCGGCCTGTCGACTTTCGCAAGACCATCTGAATCACCCTGGGATTTGCCTAGGGCGAATCACGAGCGTGCGTTGTGTGTCGAAGCCTCTGAAGCTTTCGTGGGCGGAGGGCGTGCGAGCTCCAGGGCGTTTCCTCGAGGTCGTCTACCAGTTCTTTGTGCCGGTTTCCGACGAATGCGAGACCAGCATCCAGGAAAAGTTGAAACAGGTTCTCGAGCTGGAGAAAGCAGTCCAAGccgcgaacggagacaccccacACGCGGGTGAGGAGACCGAGTGCGGGGCGATTGTCCTCGGACGCCGGGCGGAACCGCGCATCCTCGATGCACGCCTTCAAGAGGTGATTCGGGGGGCGTGGGAGTCAGGGCTGTTGTCTCTGAAGAGCGACGGGCAAAGTACGAAGGCGAaatccttttctctgctttcctggATTCTTTCTCTTGGTCGCCGAGAGCGCAAGTCTCAAACTCCAGAACGCCCGCAGCACCTCAGTTGCTTGagtctcgctgcctctcctgcctcgGCGCCGCGCGTCGCCGTGATGGAAGGGAGACTCGAAATGCGATTTCCGCgacagacgaaacgcagCGACCAGCTGGCGGCTCAGATCACGCGACTGGTTgactctggagagacagcggctgTTCAGAGTGACGAGGCTGTGGCTGGCGCAGACCCGGAGAAACGACAAGGCAGCGAGCCTGTCTCCCTGACGCTGACCCCTCCCTCTGCGACCCACCCGTCTCGTGGACAACTGGAGAAACATGCGCCCGACGCGTCGATGTCgcgcgtcgcatgcagtggcgCAGCTGCTGAGGAGCAGCCTGGTGGGGAGGCAGGGGTTGGCTTCGCTGGAAAAGCGttcgaggcagaggcgcgagaggagagacgcggatCCTTGAGGCGCGCCTGtggggaaggagacgccagaggagacaggccggAGGTTtccgagggagaggagacaacgagagaggcgacggccGAGGAAAAGGCGTCGCCGCTGCTTTCTGCGAGACCAGGATGGAAAGCCTTGGAACCGGGACAACTAATAACGATTGCCTACGATCCCGAGAATCCGGAGAACCATACCCCCTGGATCGCCGTGCGTTTTGGGGAGGCAACGAAGAACACGAGGGATGCGACACAAGGCAAATTGATCGTTTTCGAcgccgagagacagggacTTGAACGCGCGAGGGCTGTCGCAGCTGCAGGCGCGgggcttctcctcctcggcgGACTGAAACTGTACGTCTCCGTCGTTCTGCGGAGACGCCTCAGACTTATTCCTGGAATCTAA
- a CDS encoding hypothetical protein (encoded by transcript TGME49_239660): protein MQLVNEKMGRAIHWGGNFSWLPFAWQTECRRTRGFGDFCGAYCCLTKFLMFPEVAILPTEKLDRSSSCMEELTDGDLDALFGCMVRYHKWGTEGETNLQTASSLDIFLAKRRQRLRESFTEHEHDISGGTGRASPGLLAASLGEKEITADPTRSPSGHTLDSMATHRPHDDAVTSDSACLSVTADAVSDHSLCTVVSPVEMRRIDSLENAFAKSFPQEDSRALRRVIQSDDTFVFSLPVEGPSILTAALGKQLTQSVPENRCKRCLREFIFA from the exons ATGCAGCTGGTGAACGAGAAGATGGGGAGAGCCATCCATTGGGGAGGCAATTTTTCGTGGCTTCCGTTTGCGTGGCAGACGGAGTGTCGACGAACACGAGGATTTGGCGATTTCTGCG GAGCGTATTGCTGTCTGACGAAATTTCTCATG TTTCCGGAGGTGGCAATTCTTCCGACAGAGAAGCTCGATCGAAGCTCCTCTTGCATGGAG GAACTGACAGATGGGGACTTGGATGCGTTGTTTGGTTGTATGGTTCGCTATCACAAGTGGGGAACTGAAGGCGAAACAAACCTACAAACTGCCTCGTCGCTCGATATTTTCCTCGCGAAGAGGCGTCAGCGTCTTCGGGAGTCCTTCACCGAACACGAGCATGACATTTCAGGTGGAACCGGTAGAGCATCACCAGGGCTTCTTGCAGCGTCTctcggagaaaaggaaattaCCGCAGATCCTACGCGGTCACCATCTGGTCACACTCTTGACTCGATGGCCACGCATCGCCCCCACGACGATGCTGTAACCTCTGACAGTGCATGTTTGTCTGTAACTGCAGACGCAGTTTCTGACCACAGTCTTTGCACCGTCGTTTCCCCGGTTGAG ATGCGACGCATTGACTCGCTGGAAAATGCTTTTGCGAAGTCATTTCCACAGGAAGACTCCCGTGCGCTCAGGAGAGTCATTCAGAGTGACGATACGTTCGTTTTCAGCCTTCCCGTAG AAGGGCCCTCCATCCTTACTGCGGCGCTGGGGAAGCAGCTGACCCAGTCTGTCCCGGAAAATCGTTGCAAAAGGTGCCTCCGTGAGTTTATTTTTGCATGA
- a CDS encoding cytidine and deoxycytidylate deaminase zinc-binding region domain-containing protein (encoded by transcript TGME49_239630), with the protein MGQHGAESAPLSHAGISCRVLSEGETQHQDADRFLQKFGSRMLDVARLAATNAYAPYTGMKTGCAVLTAKGTIHAGCTVENVSYPCSLCAIHCAVSAAVSSELGRQSRLEGHIVACVVVDLVLAGENTQTDKGAAVAPEGAKTGAALVKSRALQRLTVPGCCRQWLREVQGPRKDVEILLMRFRDQPDTACAGAAPEDNAQTANKRPRKSLRGLFEHCVSSRVDCLSHVFPSVLGHAPSGDFPGGCWPDFPTLNETRWFRMNADVTMIDDSPVPPFLPGMIRTLSTALRRAYCPYSEFPVGAAVLTDKGVFIGCNVENEVLSLGLCAEQTAIANAVASGAREFIAVVVAFQNFVQCFGRPCGKCRQVIEEASSMSSGRTGSVTVYSCRRVIDGSAELNCDSSIPTRWQCQAVRGVGLLPYAFNSLDVATSAASESSEESLNGSQV; encoded by the exons ATGGGTCAACACGGTGCTGAGAGCGCTCCGCTTTCGCACGCCGGGATCTCttgtcgcgttctctccgAAGGTGAAACACAGCACCAAGATGCAGATCGTTTTCTACAGAAATTCGGAAGCAGAATGTTGGACGTGGCCCGTCTCGCCGCGACAAATGCGTATGCGCCATACACGGGCATGAAGACCGGGTGTGCCGTGCTGACGGCGAAGGGAACTATACACGCAG gCTGCACCGTAGAGAACGTCTCGTACCCGTGCTCGCTATGCGCCATCCATTGCGCCGTCTCGGCAGCTGTGTCGTCTGAGCTCGGGAGACAAAGTCGCCTGGAAGGA CATATCGTTGCGTGTGTCGTCGTGGACTTGGTGTTGGCCGGTGAGAACACGCAGACAGACAAGGGCGCAGCGGTTGCACCTGAGGGAGCGAAGACAGGCGCGGCTCTCGTGAAGAGCCGTGCGCTGCAGCGCCTGACTGTCCCTGGATGTTGTCGTCAGTGGCTGCGAGAAGTCCAGGGACCTCGCAAGGATGTCGAAATTCTTCTTATGCGTTTCCGGGATCAGCCGGACACTGCGTGCGCCGGCGCGGCGCCCGAGGACAACGCCCAAACGGCAAACAAACGCCCCAGAAAATCTCTCCGCGGCCTGTTTGAACACTGCGTGTCTAGCCGAGTCGACTGCCTTAGCCACGTTTTCCCGTCCGTTCTGGGCCACGCGCCTTCGGGCGATTTTCCTGGAGGCTGTTGGCCAGATTTTCCAACTTTGAACGAAACTCGCTGGTTCCGCATGAACGCGGACGTGACAATGATAGATG ACTCCCCAGTTCCTCCGTTCCTTCCCGGAATGATCCGCACGCTGTCGACCGCGCTCCGTCGCGCATACTGTCCGTACTCGGAGTTTCCCGTTGGCGCTGCAGTCCTCACTGACAAAGGCGTTTTTATTGGCTGCAATGTCGAAAACGAAGTGCTCTCTTTAGG GCTCTGTGCCGAGCAGACAGCCATTGCGAATGCTGTCGCAAGCGGCGCCAGGGAGTTCATTGCGGTCGTCGTGGCCTTCCAGAATTTCGTCCAGTGCTTTGGCAGGCCTTGCGGAAAGTGCAGACAAGTGATCGAGGAAGCCAGTTCAATGTCGAGTGGCAGAACTGGCTCTGTCACTGTTTATTCCTGTCGCAGAGTGATCGACGGGTCGGCTGAACTAAACTGCGATAGCAGCATACCCACACGGTGGCAGTGCCAAGCCGTACGGGGAGTTGGTCTGTTGCCTTATGCGTTCAACTCACTCGATGTAGCGACAAGTGCTGCaagcgagagcagcgaggaaaGCCTCAACGGAAGTCAAGTGTAG